TGCTCAGATAAACTGCTCATCCTTAAGTTTCCCTTTTAACATTAACGAATCAACAGCCGAATTATATTCAGGCCGTCTGAAAAATACAAAATGCATTTTTCAGACGGCCTGCTTTTTGAAAGGAGCTGTCATTTAGATAACTGGATAATGGATCACAAAGTATTTTCTATATCGAGATCTTTGCAAAAATACCTAACCGCCTCTACTTAAAGATTCATTGGTTCCAATCCAAGCAACTATCGCTATTTCATTTTCTGAACAGCTGTATCTTTAATTTCTTAAAATCCCATATATTTTTATCGGAATCAAACAGATTAATTGTATTACCCCGTTCATATTCCCCCGTAAATACTTTAAACTGCGTTTTTTTACGCCTGCTCTGAAATATGAACCGCTTACTGACCCCGTTACCGATATGGCTGGTATTGGCCGATATGGCATACACTTTTGTCATCAATATCCTGCAAAGCTTCAACCTGAGCCAATCCCAATTACCGAAAGACGGGCTGCCCGTTTCTCCCGATATTGCTTTCAGCGGTCTCCAAGTTGCAGCAAACGGCGGTATGGTGCTAATTATCGGTTTCGGCTTGTGGACTTTGCTGAAACTCAACCGCAGCGTGTTGCAGCAGCAAATTCTGCCCATCGGCGTTTTCCGCACACTCGGCCTGGTGGCTGTGCTCGCTTTCAGCATACCGTCTCTTTGGCAATGGGCATGGGCTTTAATCAAACTGGCAGGCGTCCATAATACCATTGCATTCGGTTCGCCCCGATACCTGATCATTGCCATCTGCCAACCTCTCGTTGCCTGCCTATGCCTATACCGTTTAACCGGCTGGTACCGGCTGCATAAGCATACGGCTGCCACAACACCTGCCGAATAGCACAACACGATATTCAAGAAACCAGCCCTGCAATTAGGCCGTCTGAAATAGATTCATTTCAGACGGCCTTTGCATCTATAGTGGATTAAAATAAGAATGCCGAAGTAGGGTAAAACGATTCTTTAGCATATCGCCCAATTGCAAGTTTGAATGCAGTTATTTCATTTCGGAGTTTTTATTTGAATTCACTATACTTGCCCTGCACAGCCTGCCGGCAGCTTCACTACTTACCGGCCGGTTTTTTCACCGCGGGCTGCGCCTTCTTCGCCGCCCCGGCCCCCACCGTCGCCTCCTCACGCAGCTTCGCCAGTATCCCCGCGCCTATCCCCTTCACGTTCTGCAAATCGTCCACGCTCTTGAACGGCCCGTTCTGCTCACGGTACGCCACGATCGCCGCCGCCTTCGACGGCCCTATCCCCGGCAGCGCCTTCAGCTCCTCCGCCGTCGCGGTGTTGATGTTCACCGCCGCCAGCAGCAGCGGTGCCGCCAGTGCCGCCAGGGCACCGAAGAGATAATGTTTCAGTTTCATGCTTTTCCTCCGTAATGAATGTCTCTAAACCGTGCCGGTCTTTTCCGGCACGCCGTCTATCATAAGCGATGACTGCCGCTTTTCAAACACTTCCACCCCCTCAATTAATAACTATGGTAACCGTTGTCGCCGCCCGGCAACACTTCCCATGGAACAAGCCCCCGATACTTCCGTACCGGGGGCTCTGAATGGGTGTCTGGCAGTGACCTACTTTCACATGGGTATCCACACTATCATCGGCGCTGGGTCGTTTCACGGTCCTGTTCGGGATGGGAAGGCGTGGGACCAACCCGCTATGGCCGCCAGACTTAAACTGTACAAATCGGTAAGCCGTTACGGAGCTTTTGCTCCGCTTATTTATTCTTTAATCAACTTTTCGGTGACGAAGTATCTTCATCAGTAAGCTTTCTCTTTGATGCTTTGTTTACGTTTCCGTCCAAAGTCCTTCAAATGATAGAGTCAAGCCTCACGAGCAATTAGTATGGGTTAGCTTCACGCGTTACCGCGCTTCCACACCCCACCTATCAACGTCCTGGTCTCGAACGACTCTTCAGTGCGGTTAAACCGCAAGGGAAGTCTCATCTTCAGGCGAGTTTCGCGCTTAGATGCTTTCAGCGCTTATCTCTTCCGAACTTAGCTACCCGGCGATGCGACTGGCGTCACAACCGGTACACCAGAGGTTCGTCCACTCCGGTCCTCTCGTACTAGGAGCAGCCCCCGTCAAACTTCCAACGCCCACTGCAGATAGGGACCAAACTGTCTCACGACGTTTTAAACCCAGCTCACGTACCACTTTAAATGGCGAACAGCCATACCCTTGGGACCGACTACAGCCCCAGGATGTGATGAGCCGACATCGAGGTGCCAAACTCCGCCGTCGATATGAACTCTTGGGCGGAATCAGCCTGTTATCCCCGGAGTACCTTTTATCCGTTGAGCGATGGCCCTTCCATACAGAACCACCGGATCACTATGTCCTGCTTTCGCACCTGCTCGACTTGTCGGTCTCGCAGTTAAGCTACCTTTTGCCATTGCACTATCAGTCCGATTTCCGACCGGACCTAGGTAACCTTCGAACTCCTCCGTTACGCTTTGGGAGGAGACCGCCCCAGTCAAACTGCCTACCATGCACGGTCCCCGATCCGGATCACGGACCTGGGTTAGAACCTCAAAGACACCAGGGTGGTATTTCAAGGACGGCTCCGCAAAGACTAGCGTCTCTGCTTCTCAGCCTCCCACCTATCCTACACAAGTGCCTTCAAAGTCCAATGCAAAGCTACAGTAAAGGTTCACGGGGTCTTTCCGTCTAGCAGCGGGGAGATTGCATCTTCACAACCATTTCAACTTCGCTGAGTCTCGGGAGGAGACAGTGTGGCCATCGTTACGCCATTCGTGCGGGTCGGAACTTACCCGACAAGGAATTTCGCTACCTTAGGACCGTTATAGTTACGGCCGCCGTTTACTGGGGCTTCGATCCGATGCGCTAACATCTTCAATTAACCTTCCAGCACCGGGCAGGCGTCACACCCTATACGTCCACTTTCGTGTTAGCAGAGTGCTGTGTTTTTAATAAACAGTCGCAGCCACCGATTCTCTGCGACCCTCCAATGCTTACACCGCAAGGGCTTAACATCGAAGGGCATACCTTCTCCCGAAGTTACGGTATCAATTTGCCGAGTTCCTTCTCCCGAGTTCTCTCAAGCGCCTTAGAATTCTCATCCTGCCCACCTGTGTCGGTTTGCGGTACGGTTCTGATCCAACTGAAGCTTAGTGGCTTTTCCTGGAAGCGTGGTATCGGTTACTTCGTATCCGTAGATACTCGTCGTCACTTCTCGGTGTTATGAGCGTCCGGATTTGCCTAAACACTCCACCTACCGGCTTAAACAAACTATTCCAACAGTTTGCTAACCTAACCTTCTCCGTCCCCACATCGCATTGAATCAAAGTACGGGAATATTAACCCGTTTCCCATCGACTACGCATTTCTGCCTCGCCTTAGGGGCCGACTCACCCTACGCCGATGAACGTTGCGTAGGAAACCTTGGGCTTTCGGCGAGCGGGCTTTTCACCCGCTTTATCGCTACTCATGTCAACATTCGCACTTCTGATACCTCCAGCATGCTTTACAACACACCTTCTACGGCCTACAGAACGCTCCCCTACCATGCGCCAAGCGCATCCGCAGCTTCGGTTACAGATTTGAGCCCCGTTACATCTTCCGCGCAGGACGACTCGACCAGTGAGCTATTACGCTTTCTTTAAATGATGGCTGCTTCTAAGCCAACATCCTGGCTGTCTGGGCCTTCCCACTTCGTTTACCACTTAATCTGTCATTGGGGACCTTAGCTGGCGGTCTGGGTTGTTTCCCTCTCGACAACGGACGTTAGCACCCGCTGTCTGTCTCCCATGATTGCACTTTCCGGTATTCTTAGTTTGCCATGGGTTGGTAAGTCGCAATGACCCCCTAGCCATAACAGTGCTTTACCCCCGGAAGTGATACATGAGGCACTACCTAAATAGTTTTCGGGGAGAACCAGCTATCTCCGAGTTTGTTTAGCCTTTCACCCCTATCCACAGCTCATCCCCGCATTTTGCAACATGCGTGGGTTCGGACCTCCAGTACCTGTTACGGCACCTTCATCCTGGCCATGGATAGATCACTCGGTTTCGGGTCTACACCCAGCAACTTGTCGCCCTATTAAGACTCGGTTTCCCTACGCCTCCCCTATCCGGTTAAGCTCGCTACTGAATGTAAGTCGTTGACCCATTATACAAAAGGTACGCAGTCACCCCTTAGGGCTCCCACTGTTTGTATGCATCAGGTTTCAGGTTCTCTTTCACTCCCCTCCCGGGGTTCTTTTCGCCTTTCCCTCACGGTACTGGTTCACTATCGGTCGATGATGAGTATTTAGCCTTGGAGGATGGTCCCCCCATCTTCAGACAGGATTTCTCGTGTCCCGCCCTACTTGTCGTATACCTAGTACCACCATTCGGATTTCGAATACGGGGCTATCACCCACTATGGCCAAGCTTTCCAGCTTGTTCTTCTATCCCAACGGCTATCGTATACAGGCTCCTCCGCGTTCGCTCGCCACTACTTGCGGAATCTCGGTTGATTTCTTTTCCTCCGGGTACTTAGATGGTTCAGTTCTCCGGGTTCGCTTCTCTTATCCTATGTATTCAGATAAGGATACCGTACAGAATACGGTGGGTTTCCCCATTCGGACATCGCGGGATCATTGCTTTATTGCCGGCTCCCCCGCGCTTTTCGCAGGCTTACACGTCCTTCGTCGCCTATCATCGCCAAGGCATCCACCTGATGCACTTATTCACTTGACTCTATCATTTGAAGAACCTTCTGACTTCGCTAACCCAACCGTTGACTAGCCGGCTAGCTTAGATTCCCTAATCTGATAAAGCTTACTGCTTTGTTGTGTACCGTATCCCGCCTTTTGTCTTTCAGGATACGGTCGATACAATCATCACCCAAATACTGTGGCCGGATTCTTTTCAGACGGCTTCAACCGCCTGCGGGCCGCGCTTTGACGCTTCCCAATCCGACCAACATTGTCTTTGTTTGTTGATTTCGGCTTTCCAATTTGTTAAAGATCGATGCGTTATTCGGAATGCTTTATTCCTAACGGCGCAAATCAAAGCAAACTCTTCAATTCGCTTTCATTTGCAGCGTTTTTTGGTGGAGGCAAACGGGATCGAACCGATGACCCCCTGCTTGCAAAGCAGGTGCTCTACCAACTGAGCTATGCCCCCAATCTTGGTGGGTCTGGGAGGACTTGAACCTCCGACCCCACGCTTATCAAGCGTGTGCTCTAACCAGCTGAGCTACAAACCCAGGTCGTGCCTCGAACAACAAATGTCTCCATCCGCCATCCGAAACCCTTGCCCGCATCTTCGTCTCACAGTTTACCGATAAGTGTGAATGCCCAAGCACCCCTTCTTTTCTCTAGAAAGGAGGTGATCCAGCCGCAGGTTCCCCTACGGCTACCTTGTTACGACTTCACCCCAGTCATGAAGCATACCGTGGTAAGCGGCCTCCTTGCGGTTAGCCTACCTACTTCTGGTATCCCCCACTCCCATGGTGTGACGGGCGGTGTGTACAAGACCCGGGAACGTATTCACCGCAGTATGCTGACCTGCGATTACTAGCGATTCCGACTTCATGCACTCGAGTTGCAGAGTGCAATCCGGACTACGATCGGTTTTTTGGGATTGGCTCCGCCTCGCGGCTTGGCTACCCTCTGTACCGACCATTGTATGACGTGTGAAGCCCTGGTCATAAGGGCCATGAGGACTTGACGTCATCCCCACCTTCCTCCGGCTTGTCACCGGCAGTCTCATTAGAGTGCCCAACCAAATGATGGCAACTAATGACAAGGGTTGCGCTCGTTGCGGGACTTAACCCAACATCTCACGACACGAGCTGACGACAGCCATGCAGCACCTGTGTTACGGCTCCCGAAGGCACCCCTCCGTCTCTGGAGGGTTCCGTACATGTCAAGACCAGGTAAGGTTCTTCGCGTTGCATCGAATTAATCCACATCATCCACCGCTTGTGCGGGTCCCCGTCAATTCCTTTGAGTTTTAATCTTGCGACCGTACTCCCCAGGCGGTCAATTTCACGCGTTAGCTACGCTACTAAGGTATCAAGTACCCCAACAGCTAATTGACATCGTTTAGGGCGTGGACTACCAGGGTATCTAATCCTGTTTGCTACCCACGCTTTCGGGCATGAACGTCAGTATTATCCCAGGGGGCTGCCTTCGCCATCGGTATTCCTCCACATCTCTACGCATTTCACTGCTACACGTGGAATTCTACCCCCCTCTGACATACTCTAGTCACCCAGTTCAGAACGCAGTTCCCAGGTTAAGCCCGGGGATTTCACATCCTGCTTAAGTAACCGTCTGCGCCCGCTTTACGCCCAGTAATTCCGATTAACGCTCGCACCCTACGTATTACCGCGGCTGCTGGCACGTAGTTAGCCGGTGCTTATTCTTCAGGTACCGTCATCACCCCGGGGTATTAACCCGAAGCTTTTCTTCCCTGACAAAAGTCCTTTACAACCCGAAGGCCTTCTTCAGACACGCGGCATGGCTGGATCAGGGTTGCCCCCATTGTCCAAAATTCCCCACTGCTGCCTCCCGTAGGAGTCTGGGCCGTGTCTCAGTCCCAGTGTGGCGGATCATCCTCTCAGACCCGCTACTGATCGTCGCCTTGGTAGGCCTTTACCCCACCAACCAGCTAATCAGACATCGGCCGCTCGAATAGCGCGAGGTCCGAAGAGCCCCCGCTTTCCTTCTCAAAGCGTATGCGGTATTAGCCATCCTTTCGGACAGTTATCCCCCACTACTCGGTACGTTCCGATGCGTTACTCACCCGTTCGCCACTCGCCACCCAAGAAGCAAGCTTCTCTGTGCTGCCGTCCGACTTGCATGTGTAAAGCATGCCGCCAGCGTTCAATCTGAGCCAGGATCAAACTCTTATGTTCAATCTCTAACTTTTAACTTCTGGTCTGCTTCAAAGAAACCGACAAAGAATAGATATATCTACATCTTGTCTGTTTTTTGTCGCAGTGTGAGGCACTAAGGCACTCACACTTATCGGTAATCTGTGTTGTTAAAGAGCGTTTCCTGCCGCCGAAGCAGCGAAGAAGGCGAACTATACACAACCAACAACAAAACAGTCAACACAAAAACCGAAAAATCCCACAACAAAAACAACAACCGACTGTTTCACAACAATATTTAATTCAACGCAAACAATAAGCCGCCTGAAAATGGTTTCAGACGGCCTGATATGCTTGGTGCTGTGTATTAATCAGCGAACTGTTTTTTCAGTTGTTCGCGGCGCTCTTGGGCTTCTACCGACAGGGTGGCGGTGGGACGGGCCAGCAGGCGTTTGAGGCCGATGGGTTCGCCAGTGTCTTGGCAGAATCCGTAGTCGCCTTCGTCGATGCTGCGGATGGAGGCTTGGATTTTGCTCAGCAGTTTGCGCTCGCGGTCACGGGTGCGCAGCTCGAGAGCGTATTCTTCTTCTTGCGTGGCGCGGTCGGCGGGATCGGGGGCGGACTCGTGCTCTTGCAGGTGGCCGGTGGTGGCATTGGCGTTTTCGATGAGTTCGTCTTGCAGTTTAACCAGCAAGTCGCGGAAAAATGCCAGCTGGTCGGCATTCATGTAGTCGTCTTCGGGGCCGTTCCAGTTGAGGATGTCTTGTTCGGTCAGTTTTGTCATGATGGTTCTTTCTTTCCCGGTTGCTTGAATGACTTTAGCGGTTAAAGTCGCCCGTTGCGGCTTGTTATTGATTTTTCGGAAAATCGGCCTATTCGGCTTAGGCAGTCATCATAACATGGTTTTTTGTTTATGCTGCGCTTTTGCCCGCCGCTGTGTTATTTCTTGGTGTTCAGACGGCCTGTTTGGGGAGCTAACTTTTTGATAAATCAATTCAACAGCCATAAATTCAGCCTGGCGGTCAACTGTGGCAGGATTGCACTCAGCCAAAACCACAGCATCAGGGCCAATACGCTACCTGAAAAGTCGTAACGCCTGAATTTTAGAAAGACAAACGGTCGTGATAATGGTTCAAACACTTTATGCAAAGATGCTTGTAAAGAAGAGTATGGATTTTTAAAACTCAGCACCATTCTTAACACCAGCCCCAACAGCAGCACATAGGCGGTGGCTTTCAAAATGCCCAACACGGCGAAGAACAGGTTGGCGGCAATGATTTTGGCGCCGAACCCGCCGGGCAGGACAATCAGTGAGGCCAATGTGTAGGCTGCATAATAGAGCAGCACGGCGGCCAATACACAGGCGGTATCCCAGCGGCCCAGTGGCGGGGCGGCTTTGCGCAGGGGTTTGACCAGCCAATCGGTGGTTTGGGTGCAAAACTGCGCCAGCGGGTGGCTGTAATCGAGCTTGGCCCATTGCAGCAGGCAACGCGACAAACACACTATGGCGAGGCCGTCGGCCAGCAGGATCAGCATTTGGGCAATCATGTTCAGACGGCCTCGAACTGTTGCGCCATTTCCTGCGAACGCGCCACGCAGGCGTTGACGCCGGCTTCGATGGCTTCGGGCAGCCGGTGTGCGTTGAAGGCTTCGACGGCGGCAAAGGTGGTGCCGCCTTTCGAGGTAACGTTTTGCTGCAAGGTGCTGAAATCTTCGCCGCTTGATTCGGCGAGTGCCGCTGCGCCTTTGAAGGTGGCTAGGCTGAGGCTGCGGGCGGTTTTTTCGTCGAAACCCTGCTGCACGGCGGCGGCCTGCAAGGCGTTCATCAGGTAAAACACATAGGCGGGGCCGCTGCCGGTGATGCCGGTGATGGCGTGCATTTGCGCTTCGTTTTCCAGCCACACTGTTTCGCCCACCGCCGCCATTATGTTTTGGGCGAGACGTTTGTCGGCTTCATCGGCGCCGTCGGCGGCAAACAGGCCGGAAACGCCCAAACCGACCTTGCTGGGCGTGTTCGGCATTACCCGCACGATGCGGCGGGTGCCGCCCAGCCAGCGGCTTAAGGTATCGATGCTTAAACCGGCGGCCACCGACAACACCAGCGCACCGCTGGTTTGCAAACCTGCACAGGCGGCCTGCATGTCCTGCGGTTTGACCGCCAGCACCAACACATCGTCTGCACTGAGGCCGGGCAGCTTTTCCGATACCTGCACGCCCAACTCACGCGCCAACCGTTCGCGTTTTCCGGCTCCGCGGTTGGCGATGTGGACGTGATAACCGCCCTGTTTCACCAAACCGCCCGCTATGGCTTCGGCCATATTGCCGCCGCCTAAAAAATAGATAGTCATGGTTTTGCTTTCTGCGAATGGACAGATAGCCCGGCAGGCCGTCTGAAAAGGTTTCAGACGGCCTCGGCATCCGTTAACCGTAGTTGCGCCTGCCGAAAACCGCGCTGCCCACACGCACATGGGTGGCGCCGCATTCG
The sequence above is a segment of the Neisseria dentiae genome. Coding sequences within it:
- a CDS encoding YggT family protein; translation: MIAQMLILLADGLAIVCLSRCLLQWAKLDYSHPLAQFCTQTTDWLVKPLRKAAPPLGRWDTACVLAAVLLYYAAYTLASLIVLPGGFGAKIIAANLFFAVLGILKATAYVLLLGLVLRMVLSFKNPYSSLQASLHKVFEPLSRPFVFLKFRRYDFSGSVLALMLWFWLSAILPQLTARLNLWLLN
- the proC gene encoding pyrroline-5-carboxylate reductase, whose amino-acid sequence is MCPFAESKTMTIYFLGGGNMAEAIAGGLVKQGGYHVHIANRGAGKRERLARELGVQVSEKLPGLSADDVLVLAVKPQDMQAACAGLQTSGALVLSVAAGLSIDTLSRWLGGTRRIVRVMPNTPSKVGLGVSGLFAADGADEADKRLAQNIMAAVGETVWLENEAQMHAITGITGSGPAYVFYLMNALQAAAVQQGFDEKTARSLSLATFKGAAALAESSGEDFSTLQQNVTSKGGTTFAAVEAFNAHRLPEAIEAGVNACVARSQEMAQQFEAV
- a CDS encoding ComEA family DNA-binding protein yields the protein MKHYLFGALAALAAPLLLAAVNINTATAEELKALPGIGPSKAAAIVAYREQNGPFKSVDDLQNVKGIGAGILAKLREEATVGAGAAKKAQPAVKKPAGK
- the dksA gene encoding RNA polymerase-binding protein DksA, producing MTKLTEQDILNWNGPEDDYMNADQLAFFRDLLVKLQDELIENANATTGHLQEHESAPDPADRATQEEEYALELRTRDRERKLLSKIQASIRSIDEGDYGFCQDTGEPIGLKRLLARPTATLSVEAQERREQLKKQFAD